One Lysinibacillus fusiformis genomic window carries:
- a CDS encoding O-linked GlcNAc transferase yields MTMDDYFYNGELMKCYELAMQVAEGPDKALADKYIALLEAYDFAKYPKPTLLVETQHGERADESYPESDVVVEIRAIKDEVAFAKRVTELEELAKTGTANEKAQSFFTQGELFLFAHHYNESVHCFKQAVTENPNKGLYWGITGQTMHRFGWMPFDALGYLEQAIELDPTNARWKWNKALVLIQLAKDLKKAPFIANAAITLEDALADCGDHQRSLRDAIQNTINNMDGYVFS; encoded by the coding sequence ATGACAATGGATGATTATTTTTATAATGGTGAGTTGATGAAATGTTATGAATTGGCAATGCAAGTAGCTGAAGGACCTGACAAGGCATTAGCTGATAAATATATTGCGTTACTTGAGGCATATGATTTTGCGAAATATCCAAAGCCAACACTTTTAGTAGAAACACAGCATGGTGAACGAGCTGATGAAAGCTATCCTGAATCAGATGTTGTTGTAGAAATTCGTGCTATAAAGGATGAGGTTGCATTTGCGAAGCGTGTCACAGAACTAGAGGAACTGGCGAAAACAGGAACAGCGAACGAAAAGGCGCAATCCTTTTTTACTCAGGGTGAGCTATTCCTATTTGCCCATCATTATAATGAAAGTGTGCATTGTTTCAAACAGGCAGTGACGGAGAATCCAAATAAGGGATTATATTGGGGGATAACGGGTCAAACGATGCATCGCTTTGGTTGGATGCCGTTTGATGCACTAGGCTATTTAGAGCAAGCAATTGAACTTGATCCAACCAATGCACGCTGGAAGTGGAATAAGGCACTAGTGCTTATTCAATTAGCAAAAGATTTAAAAAAGGCTCCTTTTATAGCCAATGCAGCGATTACTTTAGAGGATGCGCTTGCTGACTGTGGGGATCATCAGCGATCGCTAAGAGATGCGATCCAAAATACGATAAATAATATGGATGGTTATGTATTTTCATAA
- a CDS encoding bifunctional diguanylate cyclase/phosphodiesterase: protein MWKLNEDFSLFKQGIPYIILSLVLLMIMSFWSEQLYGIFGENNYVTLHLMMEILIIVVTMSIAIQSWLISPYILSNRALYIGALFLTISLLESAHALSYKGMPYFITESTTYAATWFYMLARLLLSIGCFFILIVKEKQISTSYRWLIFSLPFITIIGCFVLIYAPTQILPSLFIEGDGPTILKNILQYSAVILQVIIMLILLKYFKYAPKITFLLFGSSIYLIFADIFFTIYRDVYDIKNFIGHIFQLCAYYLLFRAMYFSSIEKPFQQLLDTQANLERSREKMHFMAYHNEVTNLPNERYLMELLKRNLYISKSEKAILAIEIERIATIKASLGSTYADQLINMVAQRLRDVLPEKYLLCMLREDYFVVVIDEVNNEHHLTQLSQQLQDAMLASFQLQHFSLNGNLNIGIALFPADAYKEEELVRFALYAMHEAGKVPSHTLFYESSMSSKITEKLILENDLHFALDNHELFIEYQPQIDLQAGKITSVEALIRWRHPKKGWISPGDFIPIAEESGLIIPIGQWVLETACRQVKQWEQAGLPLIKVAVNLSLGQLFQQNLVEMIQDVLERTGLESRYLQLEITESMTINIDHMTTVLHQLKALGVTIAVDDFGTGYSSLSYLKDFPIDCLKIDRSFIRKIQTDSTDKALVDMILSMAKHLRLKVVAEGIEEVEQLSYLIASHCETVQGYLFSKPLPPEVLQENYDILQQNARTILKNLSVFEV from the coding sequence ATGTGGAAATTAAATGAGGATTTTTCGTTATTCAAACAAGGCATACCATACATCATACTATCACTCGTTTTGCTAATGATTATGAGCTTTTGGAGTGAGCAACTTTATGGAATCTTTGGAGAAAACAATTATGTCACGCTCCATTTAATGATGGAAATACTTATTATTGTTGTGACAATGTCAATTGCGATACAATCGTGGTTGATTTCGCCATATATTTTATCGAATAGAGCTCTCTATATAGGTGCCTTATTTTTAACGATAAGTTTGCTTGAATCGGCACATGCACTCTCCTATAAGGGGATGCCGTATTTTATTACGGAGAGTACGACGTATGCCGCAACATGGTTTTATATGCTAGCGAGATTGCTATTATCTATAGGCTGCTTTTTCATATTGATTGTTAAGGAAAAACAGATTAGTACGTCTTATCGCTGGTTGATATTTAGCTTGCCCTTCATAACGATTATCGGTTGTTTTGTTCTTATTTACGCACCGACCCAAATATTGCCCTCCCTCTTTATAGAAGGGGATGGTCCAACAATTTTAAAAAATATTTTGCAATATAGCGCAGTTATATTACAAGTAATCATAATGCTCATATTGCTTAAATATTTTAAATATGCCCCTAAGATAACATTCTTACTGTTTGGTAGTTCAATTTATTTAATTTTTGCTGATATTTTTTTTACCATCTATCGTGATGTTTATGATATTAAAAATTTTATTGGCCACATCTTCCAGCTATGTGCATATTATCTTCTTTTTAGAGCAATGTATTTTTCATCGATTGAAAAGCCATTTCAGCAGTTATTAGATACTCAAGCGAATTTAGAAAGATCGCGTGAAAAGATGCATTTTATGGCCTATCATAATGAGGTGACAAATTTACCAAATGAACGTTATTTGATGGAATTGTTAAAAAGAAATTTATACATATCTAAATCAGAAAAGGCCATTTTGGCCATCGAGATTGAACGTATTGCCACAATTAAAGCATCACTTGGGAGTACATATGCGGACCAACTGATAAACATGGTTGCGCAAAGGCTGAGAGATGTTTTACCAGAGAAGTATTTACTATGTATGTTAAGAGAAGATTATTTTGTCGTTGTAATCGATGAAGTGAATAATGAGCATCACCTTACACAGCTTAGTCAACAGTTACAAGATGCGATGTTGGCGTCATTCCAATTACAACATTTTTCACTAAACGGTAATTTAAACATTGGGATTGCCTTATTTCCAGCAGACGCCTACAAGGAAGAAGAATTAGTGAGATTTGCATTATATGCCATGCATGAAGCTGGTAAAGTACCTTCACATACTCTATTTTATGAGTCTTCTATGTCTAGTAAAATTACGGAAAAGCTTATATTAGAAAATGATTTACACTTTGCACTAGACAATCATGAACTATTTATAGAATACCAACCGCAAATAGACTTGCAAGCGGGTAAAATTACATCTGTAGAGGCACTTATACGTTGGCGGCATCCTAAAAAGGGGTGGATTTCGCCCGGTGACTTTATTCCGATTGCTGAAGAATCAGGATTAATTATCCCCATTGGACAATGGGTGTTAGAGACTGCTTGTAGGCAAGTGAAACAATGGGAACAAGCAGGGTTACCGTTGATTAAAGTTGCGGTTAATCTTTCATTAGGTCAACTGTTCCAACAGAATTTGGTTGAAATGATTCAGGACGTCTTAGAACGAACAGGGTTAGAGTCTCGATACCTGCAGCTAGAAATAACAGAAAGTATGACGATCAATATTGACCATATGACAACCGTATTACATCAGCTAAAGGCCCTTGGTGTTACAATAGCGGTAGATGATTTTGGAACAGGTTACTCCTCATTATCCTATCTGAAGGATTTCCCAATCGACTGCTTAAAAATTGATCGATCATTTATTCGGAAAATTCAAACCGATTCTACTGATAAAGCATTAGTTGACATGATATTGTCTATGGCGAAACATCTACGATTGAAAGTAGTGGCTGAAGGAATTGAGGAAGTTGAACAGCTATCGTACCTAATAGCAAGTCATTGTGAAACTGTCCAAGGTTACTTATTTAGTAAACCTTTACCTCCAGAAGTATTGCAAGAAAATTATGATATACTTCAACAAAATGCACGAACTATTTTAAAAAACCTTAGTGTTTTTGAAGTATAG